Part of the Anguilla rostrata isolate EN2019 chromosome 10, ASM1855537v3, whole genome shotgun sequence genome, acaAGCACCACTATATTCATCATTATCACCATTAATATAATCACCATCACTATCATCATCACTAATATCATCACCAGCATCATCACGTAAATAATCATTATTACCATGATTATCATTGTCATAACTACTGCAGTGACCTTCAGCTTATGCTTTGTCATTCTCACCctcagaaacttttttttaccttttgtaTATCGCCAATGCAGTAGCTGACCAGGACAGTGGGGACTATGATGGTGAAGGCGTTATAGAACATTAATCCATACTTTCCCAGAGTCTTCAAAAACAACAagacaagaaaacattttacttcCAAATTTATTCTGAGGCATAGCTGCAGTTTCTGCAAACTCCTTTAACTGACAGGACGAAACCAGCAATCATCTTAGAGGTGAAGGAGGCACACATGACTGTAAGCCAATCCTTCATGAGCTCAATAATGGGTGGAGTTCGTGAACAATCGGCCTACAGTGTGAATGGCCTGTCAATCATTGACTTCCATAAGCCAATTAAAAGAATACTCTCCATAACAAAGCACTATGATTGGATAAAAATCACTGAGGCGGCATTATTAGAATTCTGTAGATTCTGCAGCATAACCAGGCAAtaagggccctgtttcacaaagcaggataactgagttagctggataactgccaTCTAGTTACTGTAGAAGACCTGTGGCATGGCCCTCCCATTGCTACGGGAGCAGTTCTACCTCACTCCCGAGTTTCTTCTTGGTCATAACAGTGCTGGTGGCCGTGAACAGGTTGTTGAGGAAGACGAAAGTATACCCCTCGGCGTCGAAAGCCAAATCCGTGCTGGAGAAGGGAGATTAACGAGCGCATTTTCCTCACAACCGAACACAGACACGTGACAGGACATCATGCACTAGCCTACTTTCCAttcatttagcggacgctctctTCTGGGCAATTTACAATGCGAAAGGACTCCAGGAGTTACATGAGCAACAGTGATACAGATTAAGTTGGAAATAGTTTTAAATCAGTGTATGAGCTACACTGCTTTAGCACTAACTAAAGGTAATTATACAAGCCCAGGGCCAGAAAGCCGTGACTCAGTATTGTGCAAAGCAGGACATGTAATCAGCATCTACCGTATATTATGGCATTCCTGTCTGAAGCAATCTGCCTGTGGAGTCTTGCTAAATTCATGGTCATTTTCCTTTAGGAATCATAAACTGAACAATGGTATATAGTCATTACACTATATTACAAGACAGCAATACATTCAAACGAGAACTAACGCTGGAATTTACCTGGCAGCCACGACCGCTCCAAACACTATGGCACAAACACTGCAGACGACGCGACTTGGAAAAGTCTTTCTGGAATGAAATGAACGGAAAACCCCAAAATTTACGATCGGCAGCCTCTGATATGGCGTTCACAAGGACCTAACGAACGGTTTCGAGCGCGAGAGTACCTGAGCATCCTGGACTCCACAATCATGGTCAATAGGATCGTGAATTTCCTCAAAACCGTGAACATGGGTAAGCTGGGTAGAGGCAGGGGGAAAGGGGTGAGAGCTTGGCCAGCTTCGTCGGGTGGTGGCGTATACAGAAACGGTAGGTTCGCAGCCTACCTTAATTGCTTCGTACTCGCTAGCCCTGTGATGTGGTTCCCAACATAGAGAAGCGGCAACGGGAAaatctgtttgggggggggggaccaacaatattacaataaaaacattcacacGTTTCAACATTTATAAGTTAAATATGTGCATGCTCGCTCATGTGTATgatgcttgtacacacagacgcatacactCACTTTGTAAAGTATACTTCTGTTGAAGTCTGGGAAATGAATTACTTTGTTCATTTTAGCTGTATAGAGAATAATGATTGTGGCGGCCATCTGGAAGAGCGGACAACTTGTGTGAGGTCTGCAATTGTGTGAAGGGAATTATAATGGAATGGTAAcgacatttatcatttttattgttgttgttgttgaaaggCACATAGGTGTACACTGTACACAACTCACCTGACCAATTCCGAGGAACATGTATGAAGGGAACCTTGAAATAAAACCACATATGCCTATTAAAAAGCATGAATATGCACTTATCACAAGGCAAAAATAAATGGACAGTCGCTTCTTTGGAATATTGAAACTAGGCGATAACCGCGTAGCGGTCATACAACTCTTAAACGACCCATTGTCGAAGATAGGCCTGTGTGTTAGCAAGTGATTGGCGAAGAACACCTGTCACATTGCGGAGAGAACGCGGAAGTTCAGAGATtcaaccgttttttttttactatgtacAGTTCGTGTAAAGAAACGGGCGCATCTCACCTGTAGTTCGTCAGGATTGTTTTGTTCACAAAAATGAGCAGGAACGAGCAAAGGGCATAAAACCCCGCGGACAATAGTTTTACCAGTCCGGAGGGCTCGAGCTCCGGAATCGGTACGTGAACAACCGACATCTTCCAGTCGGAGCCTAGGAACGCCCCGTAGAACTGCGCGCTTGGTCGGGCGTTTTGTGGTTGATACACCTTCACATGTCTAGCTTCCTGACGGAATGGGGTTATAATTCCTGGGGTAGCCCGAACCCTCTTCGGTTTATGCGAACGGTCTCTCAAAAGCCTCTCGGGGCGGAAGGTTAGCGCTTGGACGATTCCACAGTTCGTCCGGAATGTGGGGCCAGGTAGTATCCACGCCTCTCAAAACAGGGAGTACTCAGTCTCCGGGAGACTATTCGTTATACGTGATATGTTtttgtctggggggggggggtcattgtaGGTAGGGAGAAGTAGccgcatttgttttgtttttttgacacattttcGTATGACCACATTCTTAAAATGACGCACACAATTGGTTCAGTGATTAATCGAAAGCTACTCTACCAGATTTTAATAGatgttttatttctataaaagcgtctgccaaatgtgaatataatgtaatgtacagatgTGAATTGTGTACAAACAGTAGCATAAATCTGTCTGTCTtgtatgtcattttattttattctgctaaTAAAACAAGATAAGCCAGCATTCATTACAGTTAAATTTACTTTGCAGCCAAAGGTGTTATCGTTTTATGGCGAATGAATTGTAAATATGATCGGATACTTGTCTATCGGATCTGAAACGTGTGTTTTCGAACCAGATGAGACCGGTTTTTTCGTGGACTTTATATTCCTTCCGTATTTGAAAACCTATGCTCGCCAACCAGTTAGAAAAACCATAAAAGCAATGATTATGTGGTCATTTTCCACGCCTTCGGCTTGGGCTGTTAGGATTGGTCAACCAGCTCGTTCCGTGGCTTGGCTGCGAATACCAGTGGTCACAAGAATCAGCTGAATTGAACTTTTAATAAagtttgcattttatattagAGAGTGTAACGGGGTTTAGAACATGCAGAAAACCCAGtacttggggaaaaaagggaagggTTAACTTCCTgttgttaaaatttaatttgggaGGTGAAACGCGTTTTGCCATTCCAGAAAATTCCAGGTTCATCACGGATGTAATTCCTGAATTTGCCACTAGGTGTCAGAGACATACCAACTTATACACAGTCAAACAGTAACCGCACGTGTACTTAATTTAAAAACTCCGTGTGTaacataacttttaaaaaatcggAAACATtctatacagtacataaatgcTTGGTTATTTTAGCCACataattcccccccccaaaaaaaaaacattcacacattGTGCACTTGTGCACCAAAAGCCCAGAAATCGCCCATTCAtttcttcttctcccccccccccaccccattgcATCAATATAGGAACTTGGATTTAACGCTGGCCATTTGTAGTCCAACAGGTCCCCTACTGCAGCCCAGAATGGTGTAACTGCCGCCATCTTGGGAGGTAAGGCTAAGATGCACCAGAGGCAGTGAGATCAGTTTTCATTAACCCACCAGGGCCAGCATAACCCCTCCTCCTCACTTGCGTGATGGGCATTccgacacaaaatggctgccatgcctCACCCAGGTGGAGCCTCCATActggtggtggctgaggtgaggTCCCCTCCCACCTTCACGGCAAAGCACTTTGAGACTTGAAGAAAGGCGCTATACAAGTGCAATAGAGTTTTAACGACTGGAGGAGAGTATGCACAGTACCCTGAATAAGGCGGGTAGAGCAGTAGTTTAGTGGTAAGTAACTGGTGTAGTGTAGCTGTAAATAACCAAACAGCATTTGCATTGTAAAACCGCACGTTTTCGGGCGGGGCACCTTCAGTCCGAACTCCGGCAGTACAACGCGACACCACGCGGAGCGGCTCGGGTTCGGGTGTTGCCTGGCGCGCACACCGTCCCACACCCCTGCCTCaccctgtgcacaaagcaggTAACGCCTGTATCAAATCAAACAGTCCCCATTTTATTCGGTCAGCTCCACAGCATTACATCAGGCGCACAGGCCCAGAGAACATCTGCGAACAGCAAGTCAGTAACTACGCACTAAACGTTTGTTATCAGCGTTTTTTGTTTCGTTATTCCCCCCCCGTTTatcttttcaaatttttttttccttttctctttttatacaaataaagtgTCACATGAGGTGGAAAagagttttttctttcttttttttcttcttcttcttctcggTATTAAAAGGAAAGAGGAATGGAGGAATGATTCGACGTCGCACGGAAAACTCGGGTGCCGCATAAACGTACACGATATGGCACAGAAACCGAAGCGGAATACAGACAGGTGTCCGAGACACACAggtaacggggggggggagctgcacAAATGACGTACCCTTACTCAGACTGTGATACTGTacgcagcagagagagagagagcaggggaggggaaagagggagagagcaggggagcagAAAGGGGGAGGGCTGCACAAACAACGTACCCTTACATAGACTGTGATACTGtatgcagcagagagagagagcaggggaaaaagggagagggggagagagagggagaaggctgGCACAAACAACTGGCCCTACTTAGACTGTATACGTCGCTaatgcaggagagaggagacaggcgaggaaggggagaagagagagggcgaggggaACCGTCACTGCCTAACATCTAAAACAGTGCTGGCTAATGCCTGTGATGGTGATTCAGCCCGAGCTATGCTCATCAATCAGGACCGATACctccaccagctacagccagcaGCCGGGAGCCAGCCAACAGCCTCTTACTatacaaatctttttttactatatagataaaaacaaaaacaaaaaaaacgaaataacctaaaacaaaaaaatatataaataaaatacgtAGGggataaactgtttttttcttcccattcCAATTAAAAAGGCAGGAATTGAATACTGGAGTTCCCCAAGGTctagtgtgtattttttttttcttcctctagtcctttgtttt contains:
- the slc35d2 gene encoding nucleotide sugar transporter SLC35D2 isoform X3; translated protein: MAATIIILYTAKMNKVIHFPDFNRSILYKIFPLPLLYVGNHITGLASTKQLSLPMFTVLRKFTILLTMIVESRMLRKTFPSRVVCSVCAIVFGAVVAASTDLAFDAEGYTFVFLNNLFTATSTVMTKKKLGSETLGKYGLMFYNAFTIIVPTVLVSYCIGDIQKAFTFQDWMSYTFVFYFLVSCVMGFVLMYSTILCSHYNSALTTTIVGASKNVAVAYIGMFVGGDYMFSWLNFIGLNICMSGGLAYSFFTFRSSAAQDRDAGKTQEHMAKRGLEELKDHHTEKGPLVL
- the slc35d2 gene encoding nucleotide sugar transporter SLC35D2 isoform X2, which gives rise to MSVVHVPIPELEPSGLVKLLSAGFYALCSFLLIFVNKTILTNYRFPSYMFLGIGQIFPLPLLYVGNHITGLASTKQLSLPMFTVLRKFTILLTMIVESRMLRKTFPSRVVCSVCAIVFGAVVAASTDLAFDAEGYTFVFLNNLFTATSTVMTKKKLGSETLGKYGLMFYNAFTIIVPTVLVSYCIGDIQKAFTFQDWMSYTFVFYFLVSCVMGFVLMYSTILCSHYNSALTTTIVGASKNVAVAYIGMFVGGDYMFSWLNFIGLNICMSGGLAYSFFTFRSSAAQDRDAGKTQEHMAKRGLEELKDHHTEKGPLVL
- the slc35d2 gene encoding nucleotide sugar transporter SLC35D2 isoform X1 gives rise to the protein MSVVHVPIPELEPSGLVKLLSAGFYALCSFLLIFVNKTILTNYRFPSYMFLGIGQMAATIIILYTAKMNKVIHFPDFNRSILYKIFPLPLLYVGNHITGLASTKQLSLPMFTVLRKFTILLTMIVESRMLRKTFPSRVVCSVCAIVFGAVVAASTDLAFDAEGYTFVFLNNLFTATSTVMTKKKLGSETLGKYGLMFYNAFTIIVPTVLVSYCIGDIQKAFTFQDWMSYTFVFYFLVSCVMGFVLMYSTILCSHYNSALTTTIVGASKNVAVAYIGMFVGGDYMFSWLNFIGLNICMSGGLAYSFFTFRSSAAQDRDAGKTQEHMAKRGLEELKDHHTEKGPLVL